The following coding sequences lie in one Candidatus Edwardsbacteria bacterium genomic window:
- a CDS encoding NADH-quinone oxidoreductase subunit L translates to MGWEFSLLATILVPIIGAFTLPLIGLASKPGRNAWAVVLGLATTFFAITLLPAAFSGETHVFQRAIGLGVDATFVVDGLSVFMAIASSLISTMIIIYSLGYIKDYHYQQEYFLMVVLFLGAMMGLVFSANLILMYVFWEITGICSWRLIGFFRDKEVVVKADKAFLVTAGGAVFMLLGFVLVYAKTGTFNMLDMRGFPIGGLAVALITMGIFAKSATLPFHTWLPDAGVAPTPVTALLHAAVLVKIGVYAFARIFNYTFVIPGDWQTYLMIIGLLSAMVSACAALIETNIKRILALSTVSQIGYIFMGLAAFNTIGVAGALLFILMHGLGKGGLFLAAGVIEHGTGTKDITKMGGLIKAMPITAVAFIMCVFSIVGVPPFGGFFSKFMVIQGIIKSNHIVIGALAIFTALLTLVYLMRLFTLVFLGEARDPSIHAHKEGTPTMVWVVASLAILSLAAGILVKYPMDLVNIAVRDVLGNPAIHDILGVLR, encoded by the coding sequence ATGGGGTGGGAATTCTCTTTGCTGGCAACGATATTGGTCCCTATCATCGGGGCCTTTACCTTGCCTTTGATAGGGCTGGCCTCCAAGCCAGGGCGTAACGCCTGGGCGGTTGTTTTGGGGCTGGCCACTACTTTTTTTGCCATTACGCTTTTACCGGCGGCCTTCTCGGGCGAGACCCACGTCTTCCAGAGGGCCATCGGACTGGGAGTGGATGCCACCTTCGTGGTGGACGGGCTGTCGGTCTTCATGGCCATCGCCTCGTCTCTGATCAGCACCATGATCATCATCTACTCGCTGGGCTATATCAAGGACTACCACTATCAGCAGGAATATTTTCTGATGGTGGTTTTGTTTTTGGGAGCCATGATGGGCTTGGTGTTTTCGGCCAATCTGATCCTGATGTACGTATTCTGGGAGATCACCGGCATCTGCTCCTGGCGCCTGATCGGCTTCTTCCGCGATAAGGAAGTGGTGGTCAAGGCTGACAAGGCCTTCTTAGTGACAGCCGGGGGAGCGGTGTTCATGCTGTTGGGCTTCGTTCTGGTATACGCCAAGACCGGCACCTTCAATATGCTGGACATGCGTGGCTTCCCCATCGGCGGACTGGCGGTGGCTTTGATAACCATGGGCATCTTCGCCAAGAGCGCCACTTTGCCGTTCCACACCTGGCTGCCTGACGCCGGCGTGGCGCCCACCCCGGTGACCGCCCTGCTGCACGCCGCGGTGCTGGTCAAGATAGGAGTCTATGCCTTCGCCCGGATATTCAACTACACCTTCGTGATCCCGGGAGACTGGCAAACATACCTGATGATCATAGGCCTGCTGTCGGCCATGGTCTCGGCCTGCGCGGCCCTGATCGAAACAAATATAAAGAGGATCCTGGCCCTGTCCACCGTCAGCCAGATAGGATATATATTCATGGGGCTGGCCGCCTTCAACACCATCGGGGTGGCCGGAGCCCTGCTTTTCATCCTGATGCACGGGCTGGGCAAGGGCGGGCTGTTCCTGGCCGCCGGGGTCATCGAGCACGGCACCGGCACCAAGGATATCACCAAGATGGGCGGGCTGATCAAGGCCATGCCCATCACCGCAGTGGCCTTTATCATGTGCGTCTTCTCTATTGTGGGCGTGCCGCCCTTCGGAGGATTCTTCTCCAAATTCATGGTCATCCAGGGCATCATCAAGTCCAACCATATCGTCATCGGCGCATTGGCCATCTTTACCGCCCTGCTGACCCTGGTCTATCTGATGCGGCTGTTCACCCTGGTATTTTTGGGCGAGGCCCGCGACCCCAGCATTCATGCCCATAAAGAGGGGACCCCGACCATGGTCTGGGTGGTGGCCTCCCTGGCCATCCTTTCGCTGGCCGCCGGGATCCTGGTCAAATACCCGATGGACCTGGTCAATATCGCCGTCCGCGACGTCTTGGGAAATCCTGCCATTCATGATATATTGGGGGTATTGAGATGA
- a CDS encoding NADH-quinone oxidoreductase subunit L produces MNPNILLIPILVPIIAGILTFILPKSIKWGKEILAIIATAITMYYAVVIFKVGGEGLRMFVPWTSFGINFDLWAYHFPKFILLAAAGFEILLALYTASFMEGKDRSKEFFAYFLLTAGLANGAILSNNFVLMLFFWESLLATLYGMISIGNKEAFKTATKALVIAGIADFALILGIIFAWHLSGTLTMSEIHLEPMGLGAAAFVLMGLGAMAKAGAMPFHTWIPDAAIDAPLPFMAYLPAALEKLLGIYLLGRISLEMFTIHMNSTMSIFLMTIGAITIVLAVMMALVQKDYKKLLSFHAISQVGYMILGIGTGVPAGIVGGLFHMLNHAMYKCTLFLTGGAVEKQAGTTELKKLGGLFKLMPITGVAFWVAAFAISGVPPFNGFVSKELVFHGAVETGKMIFPIAAWIGAIFTFASFLKLGHSTYFGQQSPEMPNKSPKDPSWAMTVPMLVIALGCILFGVYSKLPLKYLIQPVLEGRAIMAGHEGGPMEFWVFHLSWIVWVSLACLVIAALIHKYGVKKGQGKAYLASEPIHNLPVMHTLYDWAEARVFDIYEWFVNGLLKGAAWAVFKVVDRGIDAIYEKLIVFVGGVTTGVLKEYHNGLYANYLAWAVGGFALLVIYLAVLVK; encoded by the coding sequence ATGAATCCAAACATTCTGCTGATACCGATCCTGGTTCCCATCATCGCCGGGATTCTGACCTTCATCCTGCCCAAGTCCATAAAGTGGGGCAAGGAGATCCTGGCCATCATCGCCACCGCCATTACCATGTATTATGCCGTGGTGATATTCAAGGTAGGGGGCGAGGGGCTGAGAATGTTCGTGCCCTGGACCAGCTTCGGGATAAATTTCGACCTGTGGGCCTATCATTTCCCCAAATTCATCCTTTTAGCGGCGGCCGGTTTTGAGATCCTTTTGGCCCTTTATACCGCCTCTTTCATGGAGGGAAAGGACCGCTCCAAGGAGTTTTTTGCTTACTTCCTGCTGACCGCCGGACTGGCCAACGGGGCCATCCTTTCCAATAACTTCGTATTAATGTTGTTCTTCTGGGAGTCCTTACTGGCGACCCTCTACGGAATGATCTCAATAGGCAACAAGGAGGCCTTCAAGACCGCCACCAAGGCCCTGGTGATCGCCGGCATCGCCGATTTCGCCCTGATATTGGGCATCATCTTCGCCTGGCACCTGTCCGGCACCCTGACCATGTCCGAGATCCACCTGGAGCCGATGGGACTGGGGGCGGCCGCCTTCGTGCTGATGGGCCTGGGGGCCATGGCCAAGGCCGGCGCCATGCCGTTCCACACCTGGATCCCTGATGCCGCTATCGACGCGCCACTGCCGTTCATGGCCTACCTGCCGGCGGCCCTGGAGAAACTGCTGGGCATCTACCTGCTGGGACGCATCTCTCTGGAGATGTTCACCATTCATATGAACAGCACCATGTCCATCTTTTTGATGACCATCGGCGCCATCACCATAGTTCTGGCGGTGATGATGGCCCTGGTCCAGAAGGATTATAAAAAATTATTGTCGTTCCACGCCATCAGCCAGGTGGGCTACATGATCCTGGGCATCGGCACCGGAGTCCCGGCCGGGATCGTAGGCGGATTGTTCCACATGCTCAACCACGCCATGTACAAGTGCACCCTGTTCCTGACCGGCGGAGCGGTGGAGAAGCAGGCCGGAACCACCGAACTGAAAAAACTGGGCGGGCTGTTCAAACTGATGCCCATCACCGGGGTGGCCTTCTGGGTGGCGGCCTTCGCCATCTCCGGCGTGCCGCCCTTCAATGGTTTCGTTTCCAAGGAACTGGTGTTCCACGGCGCGGTGGAGACCGGCAAGATGATATTCCCCATAGCGGCCTGGATCGGCGCCATATTCACCTTCGCTTCATTCTTAAAGCTGGGGCATTCCACTTACTTCGGACAGCAGAGCCCTGAAATGCCCAATAAATCGCCCAAGGATCCGTCCTGGGCCATGACCGTTCCCATGCTGGTGATCGCCCTGGGCTGTATCCTGTTCGGGGTCTACAGCAAACTGCCCTTAAAATACCTGATCCAGCCGGTGCTGGAGGGAAGAGCCATCATGGCCGGCCATGAGGGTGGTCCCATGGAGTTCTGGGTATTCCACCTCAGTTGGATCGTGTGGGTATCCCTGGCCTGCCTGGTGATCGCCGCCCTGATCCACAAGTACGGGGTCAAGAAGGGGCAGGGCAAGGCCTACCTGGCTTCCGAGCCCATCCACAACCTGCCGGTAATGCATACGCTTTATGACTGGGCCGAGGCCAGAGTGTTCGACATCTACGAGTGGTTCGTCAACGGCCTGCTGAAAGGCGCCGCCTGGGCGGTGTTCAAGGTGGTGGACCGGGGGATAGACGCCATCTACGAGAAGCTGATCGTCTTCGTCGGCGGGGTAACCACCGGGGTGCTCAAGGAATACCACAACGGGCTGTATGCCAATTATCTGGCCTGGGCGGTGGGCGGGTTCGCCCTGTTGGTAATCTACCTGGCGGTCCTGGTAAAGTAA
- a CDS encoding NADH/ubiquinone/plastoquinone (complex I) translates to MLLLFIVIPLAMAALMPLLSRLWKGLPDILGVATMAALLTLSLYQIRLISAGHRILWDAAAIGLPLKAGLMLDGFSLLLLITISLISLFACIYSINYMEHYGAKGSYYALFLLMVAGMNGLVLTVDLFNMYVFLEVAAVASYALVAFGQKHDEVEAAFKYLMLSVLATTGILLAMSFIYLMTGTMNFKELGLMVGTGMSVKLIGLCLALFLMGFGLKAAMVPFHAWLPDAHPSAPAPISAMLSGVLIKVSGIYALTRVVYDIFGLPASVSQAMIWLGVASMVIGALIALGQNDFKRMLAYSSISQIGYIVVGLGLGTPLGIMGALFHLFNHATFKSLLFLDAGATEYATGTRDLSKLGGVGHKMPITSLTTTIGTFSIAGIPPFNGFWSKLLIIVALVEANHVGVAAIAIATSILTLWYFLLMQRKAFFGKLAVGLEKVKEVPFYMAFATFCLAALCLLVGLFYPWVTAKLIQPGMTALTNSIGANGFSMFGQ, encoded by the coding sequence ATGTTGCTTTTATTCATTGTCATACCCTTAGCCATGGCAGCCCTGATGCCGCTGCTTTCCAGGCTGTGGAAAGGACTGCCCGATATCCTGGGGGTGGCCACCATGGCGGCCCTCCTGACCCTGAGCCTGTACCAGATCCGCCTGATATCGGCCGGACACCGCATACTGTGGGATGCCGCGGCCATCGGCCTGCCCTTAAAGGCCGGCCTGATGCTGGACGGTTTTTCGCTGCTGCTGTTGATCACCATCAGCCTGATCTCGCTGTTCGCCTGCATCTATTCCATCAACTACATGGAACACTACGGGGCCAAGGGATCGTACTACGCCCTGTTCCTTTTAATGGTGGCCGGGATGAACGGGCTGGTGCTGACCGTCGACCTGTTCAACATGTATGTCTTTCTGGAAGTGGCGGCGGTGGCCTCATACGCTTTGGTGGCCTTCGGCCAGAAGCACGACGAGGTGGAAGCGGCCTTCAAGTACCTGATGCTGTCGGTGCTGGCCACCACCGGCATTCTGCTGGCCATGTCCTTCATCTATTTGATGACCGGCACCATGAACTTCAAGGAGCTGGGTCTGATGGTGGGAACCGGCATGAGCGTAAAACTGATCGGCCTGTGCCTGGCCCTGTTCCTGATGGGCTTCGGCCTGAAGGCGGCCATGGTGCCGTTCCATGCCTGGCTGCCGGATGCCCATCCCTCGGCCCCGGCGCCCATCTCGGCCATGCTGTCCGGGGTGCTGATCAAGGTCTCCGGCATCTACGCCCTGACCAGGGTGGTGTACGACATCTTCGGGCTGCCGGCCTCGGTCTCCCAGGCCATGATCTGGCTGGGGGTGGCCTCGATGGTCATCGGCGCGCTGATCGCCCTGGGGCAGAACGATTTCAAGCGGATGCTGGCCTACTCGTCCATCAGCCAGATCGGCTACATTGTGGTGGGCCTGGGACTGGGGACCCCGCTGGGGATCATGGGGGCCCTGTTCCATCTGTTCAACCACGCCACCTTCAAGAGCCTGCTGTTTCTTGACGCCGGGGCCACCGAGTACGCCACCGGCACCAGAGACCTCTCCAAGCTGGGCGGGGTGGGCCACAAAATGCCCATCACCAGCCTGACCACCACCATCGGGACCTTCTCCATCGCCGGGATCCCGCCCTTCAACGGCTTCTGGAGCAAACTGCTGATAATCGTGGCCCTGGTGGAGGCCAATCACGTCGGAGTGGCGGCCATCGCCATCGCCACCAGCATTTTAACCCTGTGGTATTTCCTGCTGATGCAAAGAAAAGCCTTTTTCGGAAAACTGGCGGTGGGCTTAGAGAAGGTCAAGGAAGTTCCGTTCTATATGGCCTTCGCCACTTTCTGTCTGGCGGCCCTGTGTCTGCTGGTGGGCCTGTTCTATCCCTGGGTCACGGCCAAGCTGATCCAGCCGGGGATGACCGCTCTGACCAATTCCATCGGGGCCAATGGGTTTTCAATGTTCGGACAATAG
- a CDS encoding NADH-quinone oxidoreductase subunit J: MDLINLILLIMLAGFACMAVFFKDLLRAALSLAFMSAVLAVVLYRMDSPYAAVFELSVVAGLITVLFVSTIAMTKTEEQVKESRWPMYLFPLFLVLFGIIDLLVMKGLFSNVPAGYGNAEKSFGATLWGIRSMDLIGQIAVIFGGVFGVLALFREKPLTAQDKIDAEKAKDGGHKLW, translated from the coding sequence ATGGACTTAATAAATCTTATACTGCTGATAATGCTGGCCGGTTTCGCCTGTATGGCGGTGTTCTTCAAGGACCTGCTACGGGCGGCCCTGAGCTTGGCTTTCATGAGCGCCGTGCTGGCGGTGGTGCTGTACCGGATGGATTCGCCTTACGCCGCGGTGTTTGAACTTTCGGTGGTGGCCGGACTGATCACGGTGCTGTTCGTCTCCACCATCGCCATGACCAAGACGGAGGAGCAGGTAAAGGAATCGCGCTGGCCGATGTACCTGTTTCCGTTGTTCCTGGTGCTGTTCGGCATCATCGATCTGCTGGTGATGAAGGGGCTGTTCTCCAATGTTCCGGCCGGATACGGCAATGCCGAGAAAAGCTTCGGAGCCACCCTGTGGGGCATCCGCTCCATGGACCTGATCGGGCAGATCGCGGTGATCTTCGGCGGAGTATTCGGGGTGCTGGCCCTGTTCCGCGAGAAACCACTGACCGCCCAGGATAAGATAGACGCCGAAAAAGCCAAGGATGGAGGGCACAAACTATGGTAG
- a CDS encoding NADH-quinone oxidoreductase subunit K: MTNLIFVGLLFFIGLYCLLTSRNMIKLLIGLEIMAKSAVLSFITAGYARGETFFSQSLVITFIVIEVSIVAVALALVINAYKNTGNLDVRSLTKLKG, encoded by the coding sequence GTGACCAATCTGATATTCGTCGGGCTGCTGTTCTTCATTGGGCTGTACTGCCTGCTGACCAGTCGTAACATGATCAAACTGCTGATCGGCCTGGAGATCATGGCCAAATCGGCGGTGCTGTCCTTCATCACCGCCGGGTATGCCCGGGGGGAGACCTTCTTCTCCCAGAGCCTGGTGATCACCTTCATCGTGATAGAGGTCTCCATCGTGGCGGTGGCCCTGGCCCTGGTGATAAACGCCTATAAGAACACCGGAAATCTGGATGTCCGCAGCCTGACCAAGCTAAAGGGGTAA